In Felis catus isolate Fca126 chromosome C2, F.catus_Fca126_mat1.0, whole genome shotgun sequence, a single window of DNA contains:
- the TRA2B gene encoding transformer-2 protein homolog beta isoform X3 encodes MSTRRRHVGNRANPDPNCCLGVFGLSLYTTERDLREVFSKYGPIADVSIVYDQQSRRSRGFAFVYFENVDDAKEAKERANGMELDGRRIRVDFSITKRPHTPTPGIYMGRPTYGSSRRRDYYDRGYDRGYDDRDYYSRSYRGGGGGGGGWRAAQDRDQIYRRRSPSPYYSRGGYRSRSRSRSYSPRRY; translated from the exons ATGTCTACTCGCAGGCGTCATGTTGGGAATCGG GCAAATCCTGATCCCAACTGTTGTCTTGGAGTGTTTGGATTGAGCTTGTACACTACAGAAAGAGATCTAAGAGAAGTGTTCTCGAAATATGGCCCCATTGCAGATGTGTCTATTGTATATGACCAGCAGTCTAGACGGTCAAGAGGATTTgcctttgtgtattttgaaaatgtagatgATGCCAAGGAA GCAAAGGAGCGTGCCAATGGAATGGAGCTTGATGGACGTAGGATCAGAGTTGATTTCTCTATAACAAAAAGACCACATACCCCAACACCAGGAATTTACATGGGAAGACCTACCTA TGGAAGTTCACGCCGTCGGGATTACTATGACCGAGGATACGATCGAGGCTATGATGACCGAGACTACTATAGCAGATCATACAG aggaggaggtggaggaggaggaggatggagagCTGCTCAAGACAGGGATCAGATTTACAG AAGGCGGTCACCTTCTCCTTACTATAGTCGTGGAGGATACAGATCACGTTCTAGGTCTCGATCATACTCACCTC GTCGCTATTAA
- the TRA2B gene encoding transformer-2 protein homolog beta isoform X1, with the protein MSDSGEQNYGERESRSASRSGSAHGSGKSARHTPARSRSKEDSRRSRSKSRSRSESRSRSRRSSRRHYTRSRSRSRSHRRSRSRSYSRDYRRRHSHSHSPMSTRRRHVGNRANPDPNCCLGVFGLSLYTTERDLREVFSKYGPIADVSIVYDQQSRRSRGFAFVYFENVDDAKEAKERANGMELDGRRIRVDFSITKRPHTPTPGIYMGRPTYGSSRRRDYYDRGYDRGYDDRDYYSRSYRGGGGGGGGWRAAQDRDQIYRRRSPSPYYSRGGYRSRSRSRSYSPRRY; encoded by the exons ATGAGCGACAGCGGCGAGCAGAATTACGGCGAGCGG GAATCCCGTTCTGCTTCCAGAAGTGGAAGTGCTCATGGATCTGGGAAATCTGCAAGGCATACCCCTGCAAGGTCTCGCTCCAAGGAAGATTCCAGGCGTTCCAGATCAAAGTCCAGGTCCAGATCTGAATCTAG GTCTAGATCCAGAAGAAGCTCACGAAGGCATTACACAAGATCAAGATCTCGGTCCCGCTCCCATAGACGATCCCGTAGCAGGTCTTATAGTCGAGATTATCGAAGACGGCATAGCCACAGTCACTCTCCCATGTCTACTCGCAGGCGTCATGTTGGGAATCGG GCAAATCCTGATCCCAACTGTTGTCTTGGAGTGTTTGGATTGAGCTTGTACACTACAGAAAGAGATCTAAGAGAAGTGTTCTCGAAATATGGCCCCATTGCAGATGTGTCTATTGTATATGACCAGCAGTCTAGACGGTCAAGAGGATTTgcctttgtgtattttgaaaatgtagatgATGCCAAGGAA GCAAAGGAGCGTGCCAATGGAATGGAGCTTGATGGACGTAGGATCAGAGTTGATTTCTCTATAACAAAAAGACCACATACCCCAACACCAGGAATTTACATGGGAAGACCTACCTA TGGAAGTTCACGCCGTCGGGATTACTATGACCGAGGATACGATCGAGGCTATGATGACCGAGACTACTATAGCAGATCATACAG aggaggaggtggaggaggaggaggatggagagCTGCTCAAGACAGGGATCAGATTTACAG AAGGCGGTCACCTTCTCCTTACTATAGTCGTGGAGGATACAGATCACGTTCTAGGTCTCGATCATACTCACCTC GTCGCTATTAA
- the TRA2B gene encoding transformer-2 protein homolog beta isoform X2, whose translation MSDSGEQNYGERESRSASRSGSAHGSGKSARHTPARSRSKEDSRRSRSKSRSRSESRSRSRRSSRRHYTRSRSRSRSHRRSRSRSYSRDYRRRHSHSHSPMSTRRRHVGNRANPDPNCCLGVFGLSLYTTERDLREVFSKYGPIADVSIVYDQQSRRSRGFAFVYFENVDDAKEAKERANGMELDGRRIRVDFSITKRPHTPTPGIYMGRPTYGSSRRRDYYDRGYDRGYDDRDYYSRSYRGGGGGGGGWRAAQDRDQIYRRSPSPYYSRGGYRSRSRSRSYSPRRY comes from the exons ATGAGCGACAGCGGCGAGCAGAATTACGGCGAGCGG GAATCCCGTTCTGCTTCCAGAAGTGGAAGTGCTCATGGATCTGGGAAATCTGCAAGGCATACCCCTGCAAGGTCTCGCTCCAAGGAAGATTCCAGGCGTTCCAGATCAAAGTCCAGGTCCAGATCTGAATCTAG GTCTAGATCCAGAAGAAGCTCACGAAGGCATTACACAAGATCAAGATCTCGGTCCCGCTCCCATAGACGATCCCGTAGCAGGTCTTATAGTCGAGATTATCGAAGACGGCATAGCCACAGTCACTCTCCCATGTCTACTCGCAGGCGTCATGTTGGGAATCGG GCAAATCCTGATCCCAACTGTTGTCTTGGAGTGTTTGGATTGAGCTTGTACACTACAGAAAGAGATCTAAGAGAAGTGTTCTCGAAATATGGCCCCATTGCAGATGTGTCTATTGTATATGACCAGCAGTCTAGACGGTCAAGAGGATTTgcctttgtgtattttgaaaatgtagatgATGCCAAGGAA GCAAAGGAGCGTGCCAATGGAATGGAGCTTGATGGACGTAGGATCAGAGTTGATTTCTCTATAACAAAAAGACCACATACCCCAACACCAGGAATTTACATGGGAAGACCTACCTA TGGAAGTTCACGCCGTCGGGATTACTATGACCGAGGATACGATCGAGGCTATGATGACCGAGACTACTATAGCAGATCATACAG aggaggaggtggaggaggaggaggatggagagCTGCTCAAGACAGGGATCAGATTTACAG GCGGTCACCTTCTCCTTACTATAGTCGTGGAGGATACAGATCACGTTCTAGGTCTCGATCATACTCACCTC GTCGCTATTAA